A window from Candidatus Zixiibacteriota bacterium encodes these proteins:
- a CDS encoding FtsX-like permease family protein, with amino-acid sequence MTTADLIGIATGNLRRMKLRTSLTTGGVVIAIGAFVAMLSFGAGMQQTIAQEFDQLGLLHTMIVYPNGRYRDIEIVPDTSRPLDSAALETLSRLPGVRLAYPYERFTVTAQFADTALTAYTQPLSTTALSTKLYSDLVAGRYFFDDNAHEALVTREFLKDIGVNDADSVIGDTVVIAVDVVSLDSAVSALVFHGDLDSIKARLRQIDEDSLFSVTYLRRIGMRELNASLGRFLHGYLNARERVSDTVVVVGAIERSRNRRRGQPIITTIAVGQRLSNAGFSGGPLELATSLGSGQLFDLERGSTGGHYAQVTLDLEPSAPYAPIRDSVTAMGYSVFSYAEEFEEIRRVFRYIDLALAMVGLIALATSSLGIVNTMLMSILERRREIGILKSLGADEGEIRLLFLFESGLIGLFGALGGLILGWTISRIGSFIARSLMEREGVTPVELFAVPIWLIGAALLLGVLVAVAAGYYPSSRAARVDAVEALRNE; translated from the coding sequence GTGACAACCGCCGACTTGATCGGCATCGCAACCGGCAATCTGCGCCGCATGAAACTGCGCACATCGCTGACCACCGGCGGTGTGGTCATCGCCATCGGTGCATTTGTGGCGATGCTCTCGTTCGGCGCGGGCATGCAGCAAACGATCGCGCAGGAGTTCGATCAGCTCGGTCTGCTGCACACGATGATCGTCTATCCCAACGGACGGTACCGCGACATCGAGATTGTGCCTGATACGTCACGCCCTCTCGATTCGGCCGCCCTCGAGACGCTGTCGCGGCTACCGGGAGTGCGGCTCGCGTACCCGTACGAACGATTTACTGTTACGGCACAGTTTGCCGACACGGCATTGACTGCGTACACGCAGCCGTTGTCGACGACCGCCTTGAGCACCAAGCTGTACTCCGACCTTGTCGCGGGCCGCTACTTCTTCGACGACAATGCGCACGAGGCATTGGTCACGCGCGAGTTTCTCAAGGACATCGGCGTCAACGATGCCGATTCGGTGATCGGTGACACGGTCGTCATTGCGGTCGACGTCGTTTCATTGGACAGCGCGGTCTCGGCGCTGGTCTTTCATGGGGATCTGGACAGCATCAAGGCGCGCCTTCGCCAGATCGATGAGGACTCGCTGTTTTCCGTGACCTACCTGCGCCGTATCGGCATGCGGGAATTGAATGCATCGTTGGGAAGGTTCTTGCATGGCTACCTCAACGCGCGCGAACGTGTCTCTGACACCGTGGTCGTCGTCGGCGCGATCGAGCGGTCGCGCAACAGACGGCGCGGCCAGCCGATCATCACGACGATTGCGGTCGGACAGCGCCTGAGCAACGCCGGCTTCTCGGGCGGACCGTTGGAGCTGGCCACGTCATTGGGGAGCGGGCAGCTATTCGATCTGGAACGCGGCAGCACGGGCGGCCATTACGCGCAGGTGACCCTCGATCTGGAACCATCCGCGCCGTATGCGCCGATTCGAGACTCGGTCACCGCCATGGGGTACTCGGTCTTTTCCTATGCCGAGGAATTCGAGGAGATCCGCCGCGTCTTTCGTTATATCGATCTGGCGCTGGCCATGGTCGGTCTGATCGCTCTGGCGACGTCGTCATTGGGGATCGTCAATACGATGCTCATGTCGATTCTCGAACGGCGGCGCGAGATCGGCATCCTCAAATCGCTTGGCGCCGACGAGGGTGAGATTCGACTGCTGTTTCTCTTCGAGTCGGGACTGATCGGATTGTTCGGCGCGCTCGGCGGCTTGATCCTCGGCTGGACGATCAGCCGAATCGGCTCGTTCATCGCGCGTTCGCTGATGGAGCGCGAGGGTGTCACGCCGGTCGAACTCTTCGCCGTACCGATCTGGCTGATCGGTGCGGCCCTGCTTCTTGGCGTGTTGGTTGCGGTTGCGGCCGGATATTACCCATCGTCACGAGCCGCGCGTGTCGATGCGGTTGAAGCATTGCGCAACGAATGA
- the rpmG gene encoding 50S ribosomal protein L33: MAKTQRELIKLESTAGTGYFYVTSKNKRTAEGKLERMKYDPKVRKHVLFKEKNLR; the protein is encoded by the coding sequence ATGGCAAAGACGCAACGTGAACTCATTAAGCTGGAAAGCACCGCGGGAACCGGCTACTTCTACGTGACATCCAAAAACAAGCGCACGGCCGAGGGCAAGCTCGAACGGATGAAGTACGACCCCAAAGTCCGCAAGCACGTGCTCTTCAAAGAGAAGAACCTGCGCTAA
- a CDS encoding ABC transporter permease: MVILSLIVESLAALWANRLRSFLIVVGMVMGVASVITIVSTVEGMQSNIEEVFDSMGPQSFMVSRIGFSMSMAEYLERLRRKKLTRGLIPIIEEGCPDCAAVGAEGYWSVHVKYGAKRVPWVSVEGQTPNMLEITSRDVAMGRFLSDEDDARRRKSAFIGYRIYERLFAEIGETDAVGKRIKLDSEEFTVVGVAKEMGGMFGEDMDEFVVIPLSTLEKLYPRPGNPVNLVISAVSLERRERAIDQVRSTVRAARGLGYEEIDDFEIFTPETILSFINDFTRAFRVIMVSLPLVSIIVGGIVIMNIMMISVTERTREIGIRKSLGARRRHIMVQFLYESVILSLIGGALGIWLGIILGRLILTSWMDIHFSPTTLAIILGFGISTGVGLFFGIYPAMKAARMDPIKALSFE, translated from the coding sequence ATGGTCATCCTGTCATTGATCGTCGAATCGCTCGCCGCGCTGTGGGCGAATCGTCTGCGCTCCTTCCTGATCGTGGTCGGCATGGTCATGGGGGTGGCATCGGTTATTACGATCGTATCGACGGTCGAGGGAATGCAGTCGAACATCGAGGAAGTATTCGACTCCATGGGGCCGCAGAGCTTTATGGTCTCGCGCATAGGGTTTTCGATGTCGATGGCGGAGTATCTGGAGCGACTGCGCCGCAAGAAACTGACGCGGGGTTTGATCCCGATCATCGAGGAAGGGTGTCCCGACTGCGCGGCCGTCGGGGCCGAGGGATACTGGTCCGTCCATGTCAAGTATGGGGCCAAACGGGTCCCCTGGGTGTCGGTCGAAGGCCAGACCCCGAATATGCTGGAGATCACCTCGCGCGACGTCGCGATGGGACGGTTTCTCTCGGACGAAGATGACGCCCGGCGGCGAAAGAGCGCGTTCATCGGGTACCGGATTTACGAACGGCTTTTCGCGGAGATCGGCGAGACGGACGCTGTCGGCAAACGCATCAAGCTCGACAGCGAGGAATTCACCGTCGTCGGCGTCGCCAAAGAGATGGGGGGCATGTTCGGTGAGGATATGGACGAGTTTGTCGTGATCCCGCTCTCGACACTGGAGAAACTCTATCCGCGCCCCGGCAATCCTGTCAATCTCGTGATCAGCGCGGTGTCGCTCGAACGGCGTGAGCGCGCCATCGATCAGGTTCGCTCGACCGTCCGCGCCGCGCGGGGGTTGGGGTACGAAGAAATCGACGACTTCGAGATTTTTACGCCGGAGACGATCCTCAGCTTCATCAACGACTTCACGCGCGCGTTTCGCGTCATCATGGTCTCGTTGCCGCTGGTGTCGATCATCGTCGGCGGGATCGTCATCATGAATATCATGATGATTTCGGTCACCGAGCGGACGCGCGAAATCGGCATCCGCAAATCGCTCGGGGCGCGCCGGCGCCATATCATGGTGCAGTTCTTGTATGAATCGGTGATTTTGTCGCTGATCGGAGGGGCGCTCGGCATCTGGCTGGGCATCATCCTCGGGCGCTTGATCCTGACGTCGTGGATGGACATCCACTTTTCGCCGACGACGCTGGCCATCATTCTCGGTTTCGGCATCTCGACGGGCGTCGGTCTGTTCTTCGGCATCTACCCGGCGATGAAGGCGGCGCGGATGGACCCGATTAAGGCGTTGAGCTTTGAGTAG
- a CDS encoding GIY-YIG nuclease family protein codes for MRKKSQPWYVYLVRCADDTIYTGITNNVSARIEKHNNGIGAKYTSTRGPVALIYQEKHTDQGSALKRETQIKRWSRERKLKLVL; via the coding sequence ATTCGCAAGAAATCTCAGCCCTGGTACGTCTACCTCGTCCGTTGCGCCGACGACACGATCTACACCGGCATCACCAACAACGTCTCCGCTCGTATCGAAAAACACAACAACGGCATCGGCGCGAAATACACGTCGACGCGCGGGCCGGTTGCGCTGATCTATCAGGAGAAACACACCGATCAGGGCAGCGCTCTGAAGCGCGAGACACAGATCAAACGGTGGAGTCGGGAGCGGAAGTTGAAGTTGGTGTTGTAG
- a CDS encoding GIY-YIG nuclease family protein yields the protein MTTESKPWFVYLVRCRDGSIYAGITDDIEARITKHNSGKGAKYTAQRRPVTLLFSERHPDQGSARRREIQLKGWTRAKKEELITGFPSLRSG from the coding sequence ATGACCACTGAATCCAAACCGTGGTTCGTCTATCTGGTCCGTTGTCGCGACGGATCGATCTACGCAGGAATTACAGATGACATCGAAGCGAGAATCACCAAACACAATAGTGGCAAGGGCGCCAAATACACGGCACAACGTCGGCCAGTCACTTTGTTATTCTCCGAACGTCATCCCGATCAGGGGAGCGCGCGACGTCGCGAGATTCAACTGAAAGGGTGGACGCGAGCAAAGAAGGAGGAACTCATCACCGGGTTTCCTTCGCTCCGCTCAGGATAA
- a CDS encoding MBL fold metallo-hydrolase encodes MISLTFHGAAQTVTGSKYLVQAGARKLLIDCGIFQGKKQLRERNWSKPAFDPAAIEWIVLTHAHTDHTAYLPRLYKLGFRGRIFCSAPTQRLAEILLLDAAHLQEEDARFLNKKKATRHKPALPLFDSDEVEAVLRLFHTVEFGVETRLSPSFAFRLRPVGHILGAGSILLSVTDGDDTRTIYFSGDVGRYDMPLLPDPQPPLACDYLVLESTYGDRLHEPVDPFEELAVLCKRTAESGGVLLIPAFAVGRAQQLVYCLRVLMEQKRVPALPIHVDSPMAIDATRIFCDFPDLHRVAARDLEDPDCALFGDNVRYIRSRDESIELNDMPGPRIIISASGMLTGGRILHHLIHQGGDPRNIIALAGFQAEGTRGRDLHDGKRALRFHGYEHEIRAEVIDLGGFSGHADYAELMKWLEGIADAPRLTYITHGEPGPAQAMAERVSAERRFSAHAPHLGETVEL; translated from the coding sequence GTGATCTCCCTGACCTTTCACGGCGCCGCGCAGACGGTCACCGGTTCGAAGTACCTCGTGCAGGCCGGTGCACGAAAGCTCCTGATCGACTGCGGCATCTTTCAGGGCAAAAAGCAACTGCGGGAACGCAACTGGTCGAAGCCGGCGTTCGACCCGGCCGCGATCGAATGGATCGTGCTCACGCACGCCCACACCGACCACACGGCGTATCTGCCGCGATTGTACAAACTGGGATTTCGCGGTCGGATCTTCTGCTCAGCGCCCACGCAACGTCTCGCCGAGATTCTGCTGCTGGATGCCGCACACCTGCAGGAAGAAGACGCGCGCTTTCTCAATAAGAAGAAGGCGACTCGTCACAAACCGGCCCTGCCGTTGTTTGACTCCGACGAAGTCGAGGCGGTGCTGAGATTGTTCCACACGGTCGAATTCGGAGTCGAGACACGCCTATCGCCGAGCTTCGCCTTCCGGCTGCGGCCGGTCGGACACATCCTCGGTGCCGGGTCGATCCTCTTGTCCGTCACCGATGGCGACGACACGCGCACGATCTACTTCAGCGGCGATGTCGGCCGCTACGACATGCCGCTTCTGCCCGACCCGCAGCCGCCCCTGGCATGCGACTATCTGGTGCTCGAGTCGACCTATGGCGACCGTCTTCACGAGCCGGTCGACCCCTTCGAGGAACTGGCGGTTCTGTGCAAACGCACCGCCGAGTCGGGCGGCGTACTGCTGATTCCGGCGTTTGCGGTCGGACGCGCGCAACAGTTGGTCTATTGCCTGCGCGTGCTGATGGAGCAGAAGCGGGTGCCGGCGCTGCCGATCCATGTCGACAGCCCGATGGCGATCGACGCGACCAGGATTTTTTGCGACTTTCCCGATCTGCACCGGGTCGCCGCGCGCGATCTGGAAGACCCCGATTGTGCCCTCTTCGGCGACAATGTCCGTTACATCCGCTCGCGCGACGAGTCGATCGAGCTCAATGACATGCCCGGCCCGCGCATCATCATCTCGGCCAGCGGGATGCTCACCGGCGGACGCATCCTCCATCACCTGATCCACCAGGGGGGCGACCCGCGCAACATCATCGCGCTCGCCGGTTTTCAGGCCGAAGGCACGCGTGGACGCGACCTGCACGACGGCAAGCGCGCGCTGCGGTTCCACGGATACGAGCACGAAATCCGCGCCGAGGTCATCGACTTAGGCGGCTTCTCCGGCCACGCCGATTATGCGGAACTGATGAAATGGCTGGAGGGGATCGCCGATGCCCCGCGCCTGACTTACATCACCCACGGCGAACCCGGCCCCGCGCAGGCGATGGCCGAACGCGTGTCGGCGGAGCGTCGCTTTTCAGCGCACGCGCCCCACCTCGGCGAGACCGTCGAACTATAG
- a CDS encoding thrombospondin type 3 repeat-containing protein, translated as MSDTDEDSVGDGCDNCPSASNADQEDEDGDGVGDSCDNCLLLPNATQIDTEMDGLGDACDNCPLDHNPAQANADGDALGDVCDPCPFDVSNDIDQDGICGNVDNCPTVANANQADADGDGIGDACDNCDSVFNPLQEETDGDGVADSCDNCPTVFNASQTDSDGDSIGNACDLCPFDPLNDPDGDSVCWSVDNCPTVYNPDQSDTNGNNIGDVCDCSCPCHADPVCNGVVDVFDVVAAVDVAFRAGTPVTDPLCPRERTDVNCDAVTNVFDVVKFVDVAFRNGDPNAVYCNPCG; from the coding sequence ATGTCCGATACAGACGAGGACTCAGTCGGAGACGGCTGCGACAATTGCCCCTCCGCGTCGAATGCAGACCAGGAGGATGAGGATGGCGATGGCGTCGGCGATTCGTGTGATAATTGCTTGCTGTTGCCAAATGCCACACAGATCGACACCGAGATGGACGGCTTAGGCGACGCCTGCGACAACTGCCCACTCGACCACAATCCCGCGCAGGCCAATGCTGATGGCGATGCGTTGGGCGATGTGTGCGACCCGTGTCCGTTCGACGTGTCCAATGACATCGATCAGGATGGAATCTGCGGCAATGTCGACAACTGCCCGACTGTCGCGAATGCGAATCAGGCCGACGCAGACGGGGACGGGATTGGTGACGCCTGCGACAACTGCGACAGTGTCTTTAACCCGCTGCAGGAAGAGACTGACGGAGACGGCGTAGCCGATTCATGCGACAACTGTCCGACTGTGTTCAATGCATCGCAGACTGACTCCGACGGCGATAGTATCGGCAACGCCTGCGATCTTTGCCCGTTCGATCCGCTCAACGATCCGGACGGCGACTCTGTCTGCTGGAGCGTGGACAATTGTCCAACAGTCTACAATCCCGATCAGTCCGACACAAATGGGAACAACATCGGCGATGTCTGCGATTGCTCCTGTCCTTGCCACGCCGATCCCGTATGCAACGGCGTCGTCGATGTCTTCGACGTCGTCGCGGCGGTCGATGTCGCGTTTCGCGCGGGTACGCCGGTCACCGATCCGCTGTGCCCTCGTGAACGGACCGATGTCAATTGCGACGCAGTGACCAACGTGTTCGATGTCGTGAAGTTTGTCGATGTCGCGTTTCGCAACGGCGATCCGAATGCGGTGTATTGCAACCCGTGCGGGTGA
- a CDS encoding ABC transporter ATP-binding protein, giving the protein MAIVISTYELCRYYRRGPQEIRAVDHVSLSIARGEFVSIVGSSGSGKSTLLNLLAGLDTPTDGDIRIGNDSLTAMTRRQRAAYRAQRVGMVFQSFNLLPYRSAVENVELALYFTQLPRRKRRDQAAAILETLGLADRMGHLPADMSGGEQQRVAIARALVKRPELLFADEPTGNLDHDNATAVAELLSRLCEQGLTVVMVTHNLDLAQHYAQRVIRMHYGAIVTTGDGSQPR; this is encoded by the coding sequence ATGGCGATTGTCATTTCGACTTATGAACTGTGCCGGTACTACCGCCGTGGCCCGCAGGAAATCCGCGCGGTCGACCATGTGAGCCTGAGCATCGCCCGTGGCGAGTTTGTGTCCATCGTCGGATCATCCGGATCGGGCAAATCGACGCTTCTGAATCTGTTGGCCGGATTAGACACTCCGACCGATGGTGACATCCGGATCGGGAATGACTCACTCACGGCCATGACTCGTCGGCAACGCGCCGCGTATCGTGCGCAACGCGTGGGGATGGTCTTTCAATCATTCAACCTGCTGCCCTATCGCAGCGCGGTTGAGAATGTCGAACTGGCGTTGTATTTCACACAGCTCCCGCGCAGAAAACGTCGCGACCAGGCTGCGGCGATCCTCGAGACACTGGGACTGGCGGACCGTATGGGGCATCTCCCGGCCGACATGTCGGGCGGCGAGCAACAACGTGTTGCCATCGCGCGGGCGCTGGTCAAGCGGCCCGAACTGCTATTCGCCGATGAACCGACCGGCAATCTCGATCATGACAATGCAACGGCAGTCGCGGAATTGTTGTCACGGTTGTGCGAGCAGGGACTGACGGTTGTGATGGTCACGCACAATCTCGATCTGGCACAGCACTACGCCCAGCGAGTGATCCGTATGCACTATGGCGCCATCGTCACGACCGGTGACGGGAGTCAACCGCGGTGA
- a CDS encoding metalloregulator ArsR/SmtB family transcription factor, whose product MAQGKTQTEDLPPALKALSDPTRLKIMLMLEVRQRTVGEVVDMFGLSQPTITRHLQQLAQVKLIRRRKEAQRVIYEIDPDTVRCVCVELASCFPGCCMMVEVKPETVRSAPERKPRPGIKRRDQQFTPTSRRRRDRSKG is encoded by the coding sequence ATGGCCCAAGGGAAAACCCAGACTGAAGACTTACCCCCGGCGCTAAAGGCGCTGTCTGACCCGACACGGCTGAAGATCATGCTGATGCTCGAGGTCAGACAGCGAACGGTCGGTGAAGTGGTTGACATGTTTGGGCTTAGTCAGCCGACCATCACACGGCATTTGCAGCAGTTGGCGCAGGTGAAGCTGATCCGACGCCGCAAAGAGGCCCAACGCGTAATCTACGAAATCGACCCCGACACCGTCCGTTGCGTCTGCGTCGAGCTCGCCTCCTGCTTTCCCGGCTGCTGCATGATGGTCGAAGTCAAACCGGAAACTGTCCGGAGCGCTCCGGAACGAAAACCACGTCCCGGCATCAAGAGACGTGATCAACAGTTCACTCCAACGTCCCGTCGTCGGCGGGACCGTTCGAAAGGATGA
- a CDS encoding efflux RND transporter periplasmic adaptor subunit gives MKKRTKRLLIGGGLVVVVAVLAIVTLSGSDEKQTVVQADLVVQDDISELVTASGRIQPQTKVDIVAEVSAQVHAIFVKEGDWVERGTPLLLLDTIQLKTDVQQARFSYDETTARTEAAKAQYEKDKLEYDRQKALHAQNLTSETAYNEATYTYENSRANHEAMLAQVKTAQARLDKAQDNLRKTRIVAPMAGVVTYLNVEVGEISQAQTSFTQGKTLMTIADLSIFEVEVDVDETEVAQIDLEQKSKIRVDAFRDTTFEGRVVEIGNSALIIGEGTENYTTSFRVKVRFVEAHPGIRPGMSATVDVTTATADDALLVPYASVVTREIDPDSANLKQTDAPESTILAAAHAEETQSDTTAEGATQDGKKKKKVKKSGVFVVRDGKAHFVEIQTGIADERNIVALSGLAPGDTVVSGSFQTLRKLAEGDMVKIEQSSLDNMKDDG, from the coding sequence ATGAAAAAGCGTACCAAACGGCTCCTGATCGGAGGTGGGCTGGTCGTTGTGGTGGCGGTGCTCGCGATCGTCACCCTCTCCGGGTCGGATGAAAAACAGACGGTCGTGCAGGCCGATCTGGTGGTCCAAGACGACATTTCCGAGCTTGTGACCGCCTCGGGGCGCATCCAGCCCCAGACCAAGGTCGACATCGTCGCCGAGGTCTCCGCGCAGGTCCATGCGATCTTCGTAAAGGAAGGCGACTGGGTTGAACGCGGCACACCGCTGCTTTTGCTGGACACGATCCAGTTGAAGACCGATGTGCAACAGGCACGCTTCTCATATGATGAAACGACGGCCCGGACCGAGGCGGCCAAGGCACAATATGAGAAGGACAAACTCGAGTACGACCGGCAGAAGGCGCTGCACGCGCAGAATCTGACCTCGGAGACCGCGTACAACGAGGCAACCTATACCTACGAGAACTCCCGCGCCAACCACGAGGCGATGCTGGCGCAGGTGAAGACCGCGCAGGCGCGGCTCGACAAGGCGCAGGACAACTTACGCAAGACGCGCATCGTCGCGCCGATGGCAGGGGTGGTCACGTATCTGAATGTCGAGGTCGGCGAGATCTCGCAGGCGCAGACGTCATTTACACAGGGCAAGACCCTGATGACCATTGCCGACCTCTCGATCTTCGAGGTCGAAGTCGACGTCGACGAAACCGAAGTCGCTCAGATCGATCTGGAGCAGAAGTCGAAAATCCGTGTGGATGCGTTCCGCGATACGACATTCGAGGGGCGCGTCGTCGAGATCGGCAATTCCGCACTGATCATCGGCGAGGGGACGGAGAACTACACGACCAGTTTCCGCGTGAAAGTACGGTTTGTGGAGGCGCATCCCGGAATCCGTCCCGGCATGTCGGCGACGGTCGATGTGACCACGGCCACCGCTGATGACGCACTGCTGGTTCCATACGCATCGGTGGTGACGCGCGAAATCGATCCCGATTCCGCCAATCTGAAGCAGACCGATGCGCCGGAGAGCACAATTCTTGCCGCAGCCCATGCGGAAGAGACGCAATCGGATACAACCGCCGAGGGGGCAACCCAGGACGGCAAGAAAAAGAAGAAAGTGAAGAAGTCCGGCGTATTTGTCGTGCGTGACGGCAAGGCGCACTTTGTCGAGATTCAAACCGGAATCGCCGACGAGCGCAACATCGTGGCGCTCTCCGGGCTGGCGCCGGGCGACACGGTTGTTTCCGGATCGTTCCAGACCCTTCGGAAGCTCGCCGAGGGCGACATGGTCAAGATCGAGCAAAGCTCACTGGACAACATGAAAGACGACGGCTAA
- a CDS encoding Rieske 2Fe-2S domain-containing protein: MAEPDDDKTAGSVAGEGQSAPEPLGPPVKSVSPKEKLAEPAKKPLPPRPEKKADGLRRTTEAEGEGNIWRVSRRGFLEKIGWVGIFSFLGVMLVGTLRYMFPRVLFEPSPIFRAGFPEEYLPGTVSTKWMKDYRVWIIREQDRIYALLGICTHLGCTPRWLEKEDKFKCPCHGSGFYRSGVNFEGPAPRSLERLKVARAETGEILVDRSVKFLFENNGWDNPQAYLPV, encoded by the coding sequence ATGGCAGAGCCAGACGACGATAAAACGGCAGGGTCTGTTGCAGGCGAAGGCCAATCTGCTCCCGAGCCGCTTGGCCCGCCGGTTAAGTCGGTCTCTCCCAAGGAGAAACTGGCGGAACCGGCCAAGAAGCCGTTGCCGCCTCGCCCCGAGAAGAAAGCCGACGGTCTGCGGCGTACGACTGAAGCGGAGGGCGAAGGGAATATCTGGCGCGTCTCACGGCGCGGCTTCCTCGAAAAAATCGGCTGGGTGGGGATATTCTCGTTTCTCGGCGTCATGCTGGTCGGGACGCTGCGTTACATGTTTCCGCGCGTTCTGTTCGAGCCGTCGCCGATCTTTCGCGCCGGATTTCCCGAAGAGTATCTCCCCGGCACCGTTTCGACCAAGTGGATGAAGGACTATCGCGTTTGGATCATCCGTGAGCAGGACCGCATCTACGCTCTCCTGGGCATCTGCACGCATCTGGGATGCACCCCACGCTGGCTGGAGAAAGAGGACAAGTTTAAGTGCCCCTGCCACGGCTCAGGGTTTTATCGCTCGGGAGTCAACTTCGAGGGTCCGGCGCCGCGCTCACTGGAGCGGCTGAAGGTCGCGCGCGCCGAAACCGGAGAAATCTTAGTCGACCGGTCAGTCAAGTTTCTCTTTGAGAACAATGGCTGGGACAATCCGCAGGCATACCTGCCGGTTTGA
- a CDS encoding ABC transporter permease, protein MTRLTRSMAETREGVILALQAIRANKFRSFMTIVGVMIGVGAVILVSTIMDGFEQYANTSIDKIGNNVLYITRWDHNTDFDNLTEEQRRRPHIRMKEAYAVRDMCPLIQAVSPEKRAFDNVAQYEEKKLRNPDDFRGCWPELAAVKNRDCEFGRFIDDNDMLRTAMVCVIGPEVADALFEARDEAVGKEIRVNGYRFTVIGVQEQIEDLFGISENDYIYIPMSTFDKLYPNEERIVLLASALSRTRIDEALDQVTNALRRVRKVRPEDDNNFGVMTQDRFKGEIGDITGKVQLGATAVASVGLLVGIIGVMNIMLVAVTQRTREIGVRKAVGARKVNILFQFLVEAGTLTGLGGIVGIIFGGLIGLLVTTILDWNYYLSPPWMAIGFLLSGGTGVIAGMYPAWRAARVDPIVALRYE, encoded by the coding sequence ATGACCAGACTCACCCGATCGATGGCGGAAACGCGCGAGGGCGTCATCCTGGCGCTGCAAGCGATCCGTGCCAACAAGTTTCGCAGTTTCATGACGATCGTCGGCGTCATGATCGGCGTCGGTGCGGTCATTCTGGTCAGCACGATCATGGACGGATTCGAGCAATATGCCAACACGTCGATCGACAAGATCGGCAACAACGTGCTCTATATCACCCGCTGGGATCACAACACCGACTTTGACAACCTGACCGAAGAACAACGGCGGCGTCCGCACATCCGCATGAAGGAGGCATACGCGGTGCGCGACATGTGCCCGTTGATTCAGGCCGTCTCGCCGGAGAAACGCGCCTTCGACAATGTGGCGCAATACGAGGAGAAGAAGCTTCGCAATCCCGATGACTTTCGCGGCTGCTGGCCGGAGCTGGCGGCGGTCAAAAACCGCGACTGCGAATTCGGACGGTTCATCGACGACAACGATATGCTGCGCACCGCCATGGTCTGCGTGATCGGCCCGGAAGTGGCCGACGCGCTCTTCGAAGCGCGTGATGAGGCCGTCGGAAAAGAGATTCGTGTCAACGGCTACCGGTTTACCGTCATCGGGGTACAGGAACAGATCGAGGATCTCTTCGGCATCAGCGAAAACGATTACATCTATATCCCGATGTCGACGTTCGATAAGCTGTACCCGAACGAAGAGCGCATCGTCCTTCTGGCCAGCGCCCTCTCCCGAACACGAATCGACGAGGCGTTGGATCAGGTCACCAATGCGCTGCGGAGAGTCCGTAAGGTCCGACCGGAAGACGACAACAACTTCGGCGTCATGACGCAGGACCGCTTCAAGGGCGAAATTGGTGATATTACCGGCAAAGTCCAGCTCGGGGCAACGGCGGTCGCTTCGGTGGGGTTGCTGGTGGGCATTATCGGCGTGATGAATATCATGCTCGTGGCCGTCACGCAACGGACGCGCGAGATCGGCGTGCGCAAGGCGGTCGGGGCGCGCAAAGTGAACATTCTGTTCCAATTTCTGGTGGAGGCCGGAACCCTCACGGGACTGGGGGGAATTGTCGGGATCATCTTCGGCGGACTGATCGGCCTGCTGGTGACCACGATACTCGACTGGAACTATTATCTCTCCCCTCCCTGGATGGCGATCGGGTTTCTTCTGTCTGGGGGGACCGGTGTCATCGCCGGCATGTACCCCGCCTGGCGCGCCGCGCGTGTCGACCCGATTGTGGCGCTGCGTTACGAGTGA